A part of Biomphalaria glabrata chromosome 3, xgBioGlab47.1, whole genome shotgun sequence genomic DNA contains:
- the LOC106072475 gene encoding uncharacterized protein LOC106072475 yields the protein MNNAYFIAKFCEDQIFFLWELKRSLESSLMETMIVHILVLLLAIMDHAEGRSSTNTMLNPCDRKWELIYSHDELGASKYGSKRELLDLAMSANYVKVSLYMPDHILILPADNIYKRDNEICMQSLKALATNGTHVDNDDPWLFFLACSTGHVTELNIANSSTVRVAMDWYIKDISFSSEPVYSSFYDGCPMQESHLVRLHEAAKKMSLFLAMRDKPYVFPLHNVFHDTATGEVGGQNLLHLGQRYEKDYITFNDIPYKWFSYWSNTGHRDNARWALQKHKAYKHNADTAAVDWYADICWRPIYTNDMFGLSVFGSLDDLLDAIKRGHRVRVRFDNVALEVSNMRVKNRTVAAQLFNEVTMVSEPNGNRFIQNDTRVRLSVVHTTGRVHTYDYLVGSTERKYSNDKKTIEWMIDTRPWSVVLKTVEPPGDAVVGSEFDLQAAIMGGASIRLNIELDPLAGSFYTQANNIRVDLLTETIYAQALDHLSDVKSKVPYEYELQKSIYYWYLLLSSKGSLRMTAWMYGTDDFRYEEIADEATITWFANV from the exons ATGAATAATGCTTACTTCATTGCCAAATTCTGTGAGgatcaaattttctttttgtgggAATTAAAAAGAAGTCTTGAAAGT AGTCTAATGGAAACAATGATTGTACACATCTTGGTGCTTCTCTTGGCAATAATGGACCATGCTGAAGGGAGATCGTCAACCAATACCATGTTAA ATCCGTGCGACAGGAAGTGGGAGCTGATTTACTCTCACGATGAGCTAGGAGCCTCAAAATATGGCAGCAAAAGAGAGCTGCTAGATCTGGCCATGAGCGCTAACTATGTCAAGGTCAGCCTCTATATGCCAGATCACATCCTGATCTTGCCAGCAGACAACATTTACAAAAGAGATAATGAG ATCTGTATGCAGTCTCTAAAGGCGCTAGCAACCAACGGTACCCACGTGGACAATGATGACCCCTGGCTTTTCTTCTTGGCGTGTAGCACAGGTCACGTGACAGAGCTTAATATCGCCAACAGCAGCACCGTTCGAGTGGCCATGGACTGGTACATTAAG GATATATCGTTCAGCTCTGAGCCCGTCTACTCCAGCTTCTACGACGGGTGCCCAATGCAAGAGTCACACCTGGTCAGGCTCCACGAGGCGGCCAAGAAGATGAGTCTGTTTCTGGCCATGAGGGACAAGCCGTACGTCTTTCCCCTCCACAACGTGTTCCATGATACAGCCACAGGAGAGGTTGGAGGTCAAAACCTTCTACATTTGGGTCAAAG ATATGAGAAGGATTACATTACCTTCAACGACATCCCGTACAAATGGTTCTCCTACTGGTCAAACACTGGACACAGGGACAATGCCAGATGGGCCTTGCAAAAACATAAAGCTTATAAGCATAATGCGGACACAGCTGCCGTCGACTG GTACGCTGACATCTGCTGGCGCCCTATTTACACTAACGACATGTTTGGCCTCAGTGTGTTTGGGAGCTTGGACGACCTTTTGGACGCCATTAAGAGAGGTCATCGTGTCCGGGTCAGGTTCGACAATGTGGCATTGGAGGTGAGCAATATGAGGGTAAAGAATCGAACCGTGGCCGCGCAGCTCTTCAATGAGGTCACTATGGTCAGTGAGCCTAATGGAAACAG GTTCATCCAGAATGACACACGTGTCAGATTAAGTGTTGTACACACTACAGGCAGAGTCCACACTTATGACTATCTAGTTGGCAGCACTGAACGTAAG TATTCAAATGACAAGAAAACGATTGAGTGGATGATTGACACTAGGCCATGGTCAGTGGTACTTAAAACTGTTGAACCACCAGGGGATGCTGTCGTAGGATCAGAGTTCGATCTGCAGGCGGCCATCATGGGCGGAGCATCGATCCGGCTGAACATTGAGCTAGATCCATTGGCAGGTTCCTTTTATACCCAG GCTAATAATATAAGAGTCGATCTGCTAACGGAGACCATTTACGCGCAAGCCCTGGACCACCTAAGTGACGTCAAGTCTAAAGTACCCTACGAATACGAGCTTCAGAAGTCAATCTACTATTGGTACCTTCTGCTGTCATCAAAAGGATCACTGCGCATGACCGCTTGGATGTATGGCACAGACGATTTTCGGTACGAAGAAATTGCAGACGAAGCAACAATCACATGGTTTGCAAACGTTTga